A single window of Mycoplasma bradburyae DNA harbors:
- the tsaB gene encoding tRNA (adenosine(37)-N6)-threonylcarbamoyltransferase complex dimerization subunit type 1 TsaB, giving the protein MRKLCLFIDTCLDKINLAIFDNEKEELYNYTSIEINKNLVDIVVERIDDFLKQSKVKKKAIKKLYITVGPGSFSGVRVGTNIAKTWKTVDPSVEVYTISTLKIQVPYGDGISCLDAKSNKQFVSIYRGNVGNIKIVDHEEYENMCKKNTDLSLFKNFANVDIFENLINNISNFELTEIEDIKPIYLKDPL; this is encoded by the coding sequence ATGAGAAAGCTTTGTTTATTTATTGATACTTGTCTAGATAAAATTAATCTAGCTATTTTTGATAACGAAAAAGAGGAATTATACAATTACACATCAATTGAGATTAACAAGAATTTAGTTGATATTGTTGTAGAAAGAATTGATGATTTTTTAAAACAAAGCAAAGTTAAGAAAAAGGCAATCAAGAAACTTTATATTACTGTAGGCCCTGGTTCTTTTAGTGGTGTTAGGGTTGGAACTAATATTGCTAAGACATGAAAAACAGTTGATCCTTCAGTTGAAGTATATACGATTTCAACACTAAAAATTCAAGTTCCTTATGGTGATGGAATCTCTTGTTTAGATGCTAAATCAAATAAGCAATTTGTTAGTATTTACCGTGGAAATGTCGGAAATATTAAGATTGTTGATCACGAAGAATATGAAAACATGTGCAAAAAAAATACCGACCTTTCGCTGTTTAAAAATTTTGCAAATGTCGATATTTTCGAGAATTTAATTAATAATATTTCTAACTTCGAATTAACAGAAATAGAAGATATTAAACCAATTTATTTAAAAGATCCTCTTTAA
- a CDS encoding P68 family surface lipoprotein, with protein MKSKTKIFVSSMAILGSLGFVLSSCGKMSGTPSTNKPVTPPGQFDNKIVIQTAQNKFYPLMWAFAEIVDLYNKQFKDTEGFIPVELQQSEVSKANSELELTNKVVGEISSKSPLVPNIILADLNAAYKINGYNRLLDLSNNTIINENYFDSDIYNNFNKISGSSETDKKVYAIPFNLTTTDSLVFNKPLMNLLFKLVKEGGGMVEENSKIYQELKMENFESRFMNKKWKNLQIKDNMTYKGLTIDDNTFSNLESMFEFSKKIVDGLKLKEDSAMASESRDRDLKIFMLDYGPNIYQKYLWSKLGNSKDKWLWNFKLKDGTFDLDFTNLKKTEDQNTIGTTYDFFKNSYSTLDLKNNQTLKSIYFGSGGVSDWASWDIRNFDTAFAIAPHVGWNQSVFSPFTVKTFRATKGDVTQEDINNAKTNFASASEVLWKSQLTKFDKTNPNKNTFWIGGSSLIGISTSDKRDAQTKKFLEWLFNNNTRINVPDSPLNNKSISEILNSISAYDLTSKNALSDTAKTALESTITAEQAEVDKVKDNPTPESLKTPDWSKIYLNKGALASLNDWLTFKKELTAKPQENSIAFINTDEKASGILSIINSAISGITKTASATNLTKENLIKQIQDKLGSAN; from the coding sequence ATGAAAAGTAAAACCAAAATTTTTGTCAGTTCGATGGCAATTTTAGGTTCGCTTGGATTTGTTTTATCGTCTTGCGGTAAAATGTCTGGCACGCCTAGCACTAATAAACCTGTCACGCCTCCTGGTCAGTTTGATAACAAAATTGTTATTCAAACAGCTCAAAATAAGTTCTATCCATTAATGTGAGCTTTTGCTGAAATAGTTGATCTATACAATAAGCAATTCAAAGACACTGAAGGATTTATTCCTGTTGAACTTCAACAAAGTGAAGTTAGTAAAGCTAATTCCGAATTAGAATTAACTAATAAAGTTGTTGGTGAAATTAGTTCTAAATCGCCGTTAGTACCAAACATCATTTTAGCTGATTTAAACGCTGCTTATAAAATTAATGGTTATAACCGTTTACTAGATTTAAGTAATAACACTATTATTAATGAAAATTACTTTGATAGTGATATTTATAACAACTTTAACAAAATAAGCGGATCTAGTGAAACTGATAAGAAAGTATATGCTATTCCCTTCAATTTAACAACTACTGATAGTCTTGTTTTCAACAAACCATTAATGAACTTGTTGTTTAAGTTAGTAAAAGAAGGCGGGGGAATGGTTGAAGAAAATTCGAAAATATATCAGGAATTAAAGATGGAAAATTTTGAATCTAGATTCATGAACAAGAAGTGAAAAAATCTTCAAATAAAAGACAATATGACCTACAAAGGTTTAACTATCGATGACAACACATTCTCTAATCTTGAATCAATGTTTGAATTTTCTAAGAAAATTGTTGATGGACTTAAACTTAAAGAAGATTCAGCTATGGCGTCTGAGAGTAGGGATAGAGATCTTAAAATCTTCATGTTAGACTACGGACCAAATATTTATCAAAAATACTTGTGGTCTAAATTAGGTAACTCTAAAGACAAATGATTATGAAACTTCAAATTAAAAGATGGTACATTTGATTTAGATTTTACTAACTTAAAGAAAACAGAAGATCAAAATACTATCGGAACAACTTATGATTTCTTTAAGAATAGTTACTCAACTCTTGATCTAAAAAATAACCAAACTTTAAAATCAATTTACTTTGGTTCGGGCGGTGTATCTGACTGAGCTTCTTGAGATATTAGAAACTTTGATACTGCATTCGCTATTGCTCCACATGTAGGTTGAAACCAATCAGTATTTTCACCATTTACAGTTAAAACATTTAGAGCTACTAAAGGCGATGTAACTCAAGAAGATATTAATAACGCAAAAACTAATTTTGCGTCAGCTAGTGAAGTTTTATGAAAATCTCAATTAACTAAGTTTGATAAAACAAATCCTAACAAAAACACTTTCTGAATTGGCGGTTCATCATTAATCGGAATTTCAACATCTGATAAACGTGATGCGCAAACTAAGAAATTCTTAGAATGATTATTTAACAACAACACAAGAATTAATGTTCCTGATTCTCCTTTAAACAACAAATCAATAAGCGAAATATTAAATAGTATTTCTGCATATGATTTAACTTCTAAAAATGCTTTATCAGATACGGCTAAAACTGCTTTAGAATCTACAATTACTGCTGAGCAAGCTGAAGTTGATAAAGTTAAAGATAATCCAACTCCAGAAAGTCTAAAAACCCCTGATTGATCTAAGATCTATCTAAATAAAGGTGCTTTAGCTTCATTAAATGACTGATTAACATTTAAGAAAGAATTAACAGCTAAACCGCAAGAAAACTCAATTGCTTTCATCAATACTGATGAAAAAGCTAGTGGAATTCTAAGTATAATTAACAGCGCAATCTCAGGAATTACCAAAACTGCTAGTGCTACCAACTTAACTAAAGAGAATTTAATTAAGCAAATACAAGATAAGTTAGGTTCTGCTAACTAA
- a CDS encoding CTP synthase yields MRKTKYIFVSGGVYSSVGKGLIIASIASIFKHQNYKINVLKLDPYLNVDSGTMSPYEHGEVFVTSDGAETDLDLGYYERFLVQNLSEKSSVTSGKVYFSVINKERKGEYLGKTVQLIPHVTNEIKKRIYDASNNGEYDLVFCEIGGTVGDLESLPFIEAIKQIIRENDKQTTAFIHVVPIISLSNSESKTKPLQHSLKELNNLGINPDFLVVRSKTAFDQTIKNKIANSTYLDVDHIFSSIDLDNVYFLPHYLYNQKIHEKIASKLQIQINLNQQLDAWNDLVDKINNKNNLTKKLAIIGKYTKFQDAYASLIESINLAGYHNNVKLDIEWIESSKFDDSNLDEVTAKIKQYDGVVVAGGFGNRGVEGKIKFIQAARINKIPFLGICLGMQLACVEYARNVLGLENANSREFDSNTQYPIFKLMEQNNDNIGGSLRLGDYEVSFQDNTLIKSIYQSDKLKRRHRHRYEFNNDYLDKFNDNNFVISGVYQEKNLVETIEIKDHPFFIGCQYHPEFSSKITHAEALFDCLVKKMKML; encoded by the coding sequence ATGAGAAAAACTAAATATATATTTGTTTCTGGAGGAGTTTATTCTTCTGTTGGTAAAGGATTAATCATAGCATCGATTGCTAGTATTTTTAAACATCAAAATTACAAGATTAATGTTTTGAAACTTGACCCTTATTTAAATGTTGATTCAGGCACAATGTCTCCATATGAACATGGTGAAGTGTTTGTTACATCTGATGGAGCTGAAACTGATTTAGATCTAGGTTATTATGAAAGATTTTTAGTACAAAATTTAAGTGAAAAATCTTCAGTGACATCTGGTAAAGTTTATTTTAGCGTAATTAACAAAGAACGTAAAGGTGAATATTTAGGCAAAACAGTTCAATTAATTCCACATGTAACCAATGAAATTAAAAAACGCATTTATGATGCTTCTAATAACGGAGAATATGATTTAGTTTTCTGTGAAATCGGTGGTACAGTTGGTGATCTTGAGTCATTACCTTTTATTGAGGCGATTAAACAAATTATCCGTGAAAATGATAAACAAACAACTGCTTTTATCCATGTTGTGCCGATTATCAGTTTATCTAATAGCGAATCTAAAACAAAACCATTACAACATTCACTAAAAGAATTAAACAATCTTGGTATTAACCCAGATTTTTTAGTTGTTCGATCTAAAACTGCTTTTGATCAAACTATTAAAAATAAGATCGCTAATTCCACTTATTTAGATGTTGATCATATCTTTAGTTCAATCGATCTTGATAATGTCTATTTCTTACCTCATTACTTATATAATCAAAAAATCCACGAAAAGATTGCTAGCAAATTGCAAATCCAAATCAATTTAAACCAACAACTAGATGCATGAAATGATCTAGTTGATAAGATTAATAATAAAAATAATCTTACTAAGAAGTTAGCTATCATTGGTAAATACACTAAGTTTCAAGATGCTTATGCTTCATTAATTGAGTCGATTAATTTAGCTGGCTATCACAATAATGTAAAACTTGATATCGAATGAATTGAATCTTCTAAATTTGATGATTCCAACCTTGATGAGGTTACAGCTAAGATTAAACAATATGATGGAGTAGTTGTTGCTGGTGGGTTTGGTAATCGCGGTGTTGAAGGGAAAATTAAATTTATTCAGGCTGCAAGAATTAATAAAATTCCTTTTTTAGGAATCTGTCTAGGCATGCAATTAGCATGTGTTGAATACGCAAGAAATGTTCTTGGTCTTGAAAATGCTAATTCTAGAGAATTTGATTCAAATACTCAATATCCAATATTTAAATTAATGGAACAAAACAACGATAATATCGGAGGTAGCTTAAGATTAGGTGATTATGAAGTAAGTTTTCAAGATAATACTCTAATTAAATCAATTTATCAATCGGATAAATTGAAAAGACGGCATCGTCATCGATATGAATTTAACAATGATTATCTAGATAAATTTAATGATAATAACTTTGTTATTTCGGGGGTTTATCAAGAGAAAAATCTTGTGGAAACGATTGAAATTAAGGATCACCCTTTCTTTATTGGTTGTCAATATCATCCAGAATTTTCTTCTAAAATTACTCACGCTGAGGCATTGTTTGATTGCCTAGTTAAAAAAATGAAAATGTTATAA
- a CDS encoding P68 family surface lipoprotein, whose product MKSKSRTRILIGSMAALSLMSFSLSSCFKPNGADISKTPKGEFDDKVVIQTSQNSYYPLMKTLSLLVDLYNKEKANTEGFLKVELQTTENTNTKSELELTNKVVGDITSKSPLVPNIILADLNAAYKINTLDRLLDVNGSSVINEAYFDTDVYNNFNKLVGTNKNDNKIYAIPFDITETDALVFNKPLMSLLFDFVEKGGGTVNKESKIYKELKVEDFTTKIQNKKWTNLEVKGNEVFKDWTVDDNTFDNFESILEFSDKIVKNLKIKDNAEVNTKDADLKVFLVTYEDDLFNKFLWSKLGNNQTSWLWTQKADGDILDLDFANAKKPETQTKIGEAFDFLKNHYSALDLNNEQLLRSVQYTGGGIVSWNVAKFDAAFGIAPHIAWNSSMFSPYTIDRFRKDRKAPLTAEDITTAKNKYAAPNEVLWKNQIQKFDKNDKTKNTFWIGGSSLVGIKTSTKRDEQAKKFLEWLFNINSTITQNDSIFKGETVNSILNSQGGYIFTSKKAISDESKTKLKEILDKEQPVADKVLKDGPTVDDVNNNRSWKDLNFNKAALATLSNFLDFKKQRDAMPDKNSIISIATDDKSGKILKILKDAIGGISKTKEPTNLTKEKLLEEINKVLNEN is encoded by the coding sequence ATGAAATCTAAATCCAGAACTAGAATTTTAATTGGTTCAATGGCTGCGTTAAGTTTGATGAGTTTTAGCTTATCATCTTGTTTTAAACCGAATGGTGCTGATATTTCTAAAACACCTAAAGGTGAGTTTGATGATAAAGTTGTTATTCAAACATCACAAAATAGTTACTACCCTTTAATGAAAACTTTATCATTATTAGTAGATCTTTATAACAAAGAAAAAGCTAATACTGAAGGTTTTTTAAAAGTTGAATTGCAAACAACTGAAAATACTAATACTAAATCAGAATTAGAATTAACTAATAAAGTTGTAGGTGATATAACTTCTAAATCTCCATTAGTTCCAAACATTATTTTAGCTGATCTAAATGCTGCTTACAAGATTAATACGCTTGATCGTTTACTAGATGTTAATGGAAGCAGTGTAATTAATGAAGCTTATTTTGATACTGATGTTTACAACAACTTTAATAAGCTTGTTGGAACAAATAAAAACGATAATAAAATTTATGCTATTCCGTTTGATATTACTGAAACTGATGCATTAGTTTTCAATAAACCTTTAATGAGTTTATTATTCGATTTTGTTGAAAAAGGTGGAGGTACAGTTAATAAAGAATCAAAAATCTATAAAGAATTAAAAGTTGAAGACTTCACCACTAAGATTCAAAATAAAAAATGAACAAATCTTGAAGTTAAGGGTAATGAAGTATTTAAAGATTGAACAGTAGATGATAATACTTTTGATAACTTTGAGTCTATACTTGAATTCTCTGATAAGATTGTTAAAAATCTTAAAATCAAAGATAATGCTGAAGTTAATACCAAGGATGCTGATCTTAAAGTTTTCTTGGTAACTTATGAAGATGATCTATTTAACAAGTTCTTATGATCTAAACTTGGTAACAATCAAACAAGTTGATTGTGAACTCAAAAAGCTGATGGGGATATATTGGATTTAGATTTTGCAAATGCTAAAAAACCTGAAACTCAAACAAAAATTGGTGAAGCATTTGATTTCTTAAAAAATCATTATTCAGCTCTTGATTTAAATAACGAACAACTTCTAAGATCAGTTCAATATACTGGTGGTGGTATTGTTTCTTGAAATGTAGCTAAATTTGATGCAGCATTTGGTATAGCTCCGCACATTGCATGAAATTCTTCAATGTTTTCACCATACACAATTGATCGTTTTAGAAAAGATCGTAAAGCTCCTTTAACTGCTGAAGATATTACGACTGCTAAAAATAAATATGCAGCACCTAATGAAGTTTTATGAAAGAATCAAATTCAAAAATTTGATAAGAATGATAAAACAAAAAATACATTCTGAATTGGTGGTTCATCATTAGTTGGAATTAAAACTTCAACTAAGCGTGATGAGCAAGCTAAAAAATTCCTTGAATGATTATTTAATATCAATTCAACAATCACTCAAAACGATTCTATCTTTAAAGGTGAAACTGTTAACTCAATTTTAAATAGTCAAGGTGGTTACATTTTTACTTCTAAAAAAGCTATTTCAGATGAATCTAAAACTAAATTAAAAGAAATTTTAGATAAAGAACAACCAGTAGCAGACAAAGTTTTAAAAGACGGGCCAACGGTTGATGATGTTAACAATAATAGATCATGAAAAGATCTTAACTTTAACAAGGCTGCTTTAGCAACGCTTAGTAATTTCTTAGATTTCAAGAAACAAAGAGATGCAATGCCAGATAAAAACTCAATTATATCAATTGCTACTGATGATAAATCTGGTAAGATTTTAAAGATCCTAAAAGATGCTATTGGTGGAATTTCTAAAACTAAAGAACCTACTAACTTAACAAAAGAAAAACTTCTTGAAGAAATTAATAAAGTTTTAAACGAAAATTAA
- a CDS encoding MPN396 family protein, translating to MKLSFDYLLKSFIIFILLALSVIGITFGSIEASKITPKGRFYNGDIKTTIFFSPYEKKVSESQNNIVSANETFDFSKDRNQDNTKLISDQSWIDLANDYSQRLHALGFSEINVNFSNNIKLPEGTNINSSWLNSNQTLPALVVSVNKIFDKKPSERDRIFNERLKRNIQTTLDNQYNLTLETTDGYVLLDNDDLIRDSLKVIRPSAASANSGITFEVKLKNNTKFTSNSDDNKQVLEYFNNLIPKNSDYFESNGQGSVETLRHRLFVSNDTKDVLGNRNLVLWNDKVGALNYVRSIFDVVQNSNKWFSLNDSEQALWNFLHSTGGYEPSASTKNLVAPFRNANDIKLNDLYYIYAEPKAYQAATENAEKKPEEITTPQGSRNPRSSTATDFSGLFSQFILYELRTTNVDGSQSKLLTDLFPTNITLNNNGDAVLRLNQRLNIGSSYSDIDFNQANSLETLIKQTSPNTDFIVVTNDSTINEPLINKTFENFSQYQSGFLGVGIILLIIGLMMIILFKVQGFFGIFGLALSSILTFFIYSKFNGFVDLFSITGLIGVIIFNFLLQAFINLNFKRNVSNKFSLLESWKSTHNKTFLKAVDLHLILLVIGLFMTFISNYESQSIGILLIVSSLIGFFFNYGLTVLLVKIFNSINNFNPKIYLYKKTYQNLNSISGNLSKDAMKLNDLVVSIDEQIDKTFSKDYKYQIMNVKSLFALILFINVIILGIVALYNFNNRTFFINSDNLYGSLNTILISLGATSLIGLVYFLLRYQWIVLIGYLFNSLVNFSVILGMLFLSKSLISNDFGYLFLLISLFSYIYSLSNFVFVTTNLYTYFNLKEIYKPKSVKKIVNNTTVATMDLYIYSTIVATAAYFIFYAFNYGGEGSGITEKYNNNLLNLGLFSLINILLININAVFLLNPLIGLLMIKKSNTNSIYWSKISLKTKKEDKNLDQIDEQLVEDINFFKRSNKVVYHENKEN from the coding sequence ATGAAACTAAGTTTTGACTATCTATTAAAAAGCTTTATAATTTTTATTTTATTAGCTTTATCTGTAATTGGTATTACTTTTGGAAGTATTGAGGCTTCTAAGATTACGCCTAAGGGTCGTTTTTATAACGGTGATATAAAAACAACCATTTTCTTTTCTCCTTATGAGAAAAAGGTTAGTGAGAGTCAAAACAATATCGTTTCTGCAAACGAAACCTTCGATTTTTCTAAGGATCGCAATCAAGATAACACTAAATTAATTAGTGATCAATCTTGAATTGATTTGGCTAATGATTACAGCCAAAGACTACATGCCTTGGGTTTTTCTGAAATTAACGTTAATTTTAGTAATAATATTAAGTTGCCAGAAGGAACTAATATCAATAGTTCTTGATTAAACTCAAACCAAACATTACCAGCTTTAGTTGTTTCTGTTAATAAAATATTTGATAAAAAACCAAGCGAACGTGATCGTATTTTTAATGAAAGATTAAAAAGAAATATTCAAACCACATTAGATAATCAATACAATCTAACGCTTGAAACTACTGATGGTTATGTATTATTGGATAATGACGATCTTATCAGGGATTCGCTTAAAGTTATTCGCCCAAGCGCAGCTAGTGCTAATTCGGGTATAACTTTTGAAGTTAAATTAAAAAATAACACTAAATTTACTTCAAATTCTGATGATAATAAACAAGTTTTAGAATACTTTAATAATTTAATACCTAAAAACTCTGACTATTTTGAATCTAATGGTCAAGGTAGTGTTGAAACCTTAAGACATCGTTTATTCGTATCAAATGATACTAAAGATGTTTTAGGTAATCGTAACCTAGTTTTATGAAATGATAAAGTTGGCGCTTTGAACTATGTTAGAAGCATCTTTGATGTTGTTCAAAACTCTAATAAATGATTCTCATTAAATGACTCTGAACAAGCATTATGAAATTTCTTGCATTCAACTGGTGGTTATGAACCTTCTGCTAGTACAAAGAATTTAGTTGCGCCGTTTAGAAATGCTAATGATATTAAGTTAAATGATCTGTATTATATTTACGCAGAACCCAAAGCTTATCAAGCTGCAACTGAAAATGCAGAGAAAAAACCAGAAGAAATCACTACACCTCAAGGGTCAAGAAATCCAAGAAGTTCAACAGCAACTGATTTTAGTGGGTTGTTTTCTCAATTTATCTTATACGAACTAAGAACTACTAATGTTGATGGTTCGCAATCAAAATTATTAACTGATCTTTTCCCTACTAACATTACTTTAAATAATAATGGTGACGCTGTTTTAAGATTAAATCAACGTTTAAATATTGGTAGTAGTTATTCTGATATCGATTTTAACCAAGCAAATAGTTTAGAAACTCTAATTAAACAAACATCACCAAATACTGATTTTATCGTTGTAACTAATGATTCGACAATTAACGAACCATTAATCAACAAAACATTTGAGAACTTTAGTCAATATCAATCAGGATTCTTAGGTGTTGGAATTATCTTGTTAATTATCGGTTTAATGATGATTATTCTTTTCAAAGTTCAAGGTTTCTTTGGAATTTTTGGTTTGGCATTATCAAGCATTCTAACATTCTTTATCTATTCAAAATTCAATGGTTTTGTAGATCTGTTTAGTATTACTGGTTTAATTGGAGTAATTATCTTTAATTTCTTATTACAAGCGTTTATCAATCTGAATTTTAAACGCAATGTAAGTAATAAGTTTTCATTGCTTGAATCGTGAAAATCCACTCACAACAAAACCTTCTTAAAAGCGGTCGATTTACATCTAATCTTATTAGTGATTGGATTGTTTATGACATTCATATCAAATTATGAATCGCAATCGATCGGAATTTTATTAATTGTTTCTAGTTTAATTGGCTTTTTCTTTAATTACGGTTTAACTGTTTTATTAGTTAAGATCTTTAACTCGATTAATAACTTTAATCCTAAGATTTACTTATACAAAAAGACTTATCAAAACCTAAATTCAATTTCAGGTAACTTATCAAAAGACGCAATGAAACTAAACGATCTTGTAGTTTCTATTGATGAACAAATTGATAAAACCTTTAGTAAGGATTACAAATATCAAATAATGAATGTTAAATCATTATTTGCTTTAATCTTATTTATTAATGTAATAATTCTTGGAATCGTTGCTTTATATAACTTTAATAACAGAACATTCTTTATTAATAGCGATAACTTATACGGTTCATTAAATACAATTTTAATAAGCTTAGGTGCTACTAGTCTTATTGGTTTAGTATATTTCTTATTAAGATATCAATGAATTGTTTTAATTGGTTATCTTTTCAATAGTCTTGTTAATTTTTCAGTAATCCTGGGAATGTTATTCTTATCTAAGAGTTTAATAAGCAATGACTTTGGTTATTTATTTTTATTGATAAGCTTATTTAGTTATATCTATTCTTTATCAAATTTCGTTTTTGTAACAACGAACTTATACACTTATTTCAATCTTAAAGAAATTTACAAACCTAAATCAGTTAAAAAAATTGTTAACAATACAACAGTAGCAACAATGGATTTATATATTTACTCAACAATCGTTGCTACAGCTGCTTACTTTATCTTCTATGCATTTAATTACGGCGGTGAAGGTTCTGGTATAACTGAAAAATACAACAATAATCTTTTAAATTTAGGTTTATTCAGTTTAATTAATATTTTATTGATTAACATCAACGCAGTATTCTTACTAAATCCATTAATTGGTTTATTGATGATCAAAAAATCAAATACAAATTCTATTTACTGATCTAAGATTTCATTAAAAACTAAGAAGGAAGATAAAAACTTGGATCAAATAGATGAACAACTAGTGGAAGATATCAATTTCTTTAAACGCTCTAACAAAGTTGTTTATCACGAAAATAAAGAAAACTAA
- the apt gene encoding adenine phosphoribosyltransferase, whose product MNDKLITQLKKTILTVQDFPKKGVLFYDITPVLLDPILFDQVIEAMAEVVKEAKADIIASPESRGFLFGVPLANKLKLPFVLVRKENKLPRQRFSASYDLEYGKNNVVEIHQDAIKPNSRVMIVDDLLATAGTVEAISKLVKLSQSEVVGYSFLIRLKNLGGIDKLDKTKPINYILEY is encoded by the coding sequence ATGAACGATAAATTAATAACTCAACTAAAAAAAACTATTCTTACAGTTCAAGACTTTCCTAAAAAAGGTGTTTTGTTTTATGATATAACTCCAGTTTTATTAGATCCAATCTTATTTGATCAAGTTATTGAAGCTATGGCTGAAGTTGTTAAAGAAGCTAAAGCAGATATAATAGCTTCACCAGAGTCTAGAGGATTTTTATTTGGTGTTCCATTAGCTAATAAATTAAAACTACCTTTTGTTCTAGTTCGTAAAGAAAACAAATTACCAAGACAACGTTTTAGCGCTTCTTATGATCTTGAATATGGAAAGAATAACGTTGTAGAAATTCATCAAGATGCAATTAAACCGAATTCTCGCGTAATGATTGTTGATGATTTATTAGCAACAGCTGGAACGGTTGAAGCAATCTCTAAATTAGTTAAACTATCACAATCAGAAGTGGTTGGTTATAGTTTTTTAATTAGATTAAAAAATCTTGGTGGGATCGATAAACTAGATAAAACCAAACCAATTAACTACATTTTAGAATACTAG
- the greA gene encoding transcription elongation factor GreA has protein sequence MSKTPKHLLTLEGLAKIQAELRHLVDVKRPEIIRLIQEAREQGDLSENADYDAAKASQSEIETRIKEIQDILNYHEIIKESDTKEKKVIVGAKVTIYDSSDECEYTYEIVGPIESDPANNKISHESPVAKAIMDKKEGESAEVRGIEHPYKITIKKIVL, from the coding sequence ATGTCAAAAACTCCAAAACACCTATTAACTCTAGAAGGTTTAGCTAAAATTCAAGCAGAATTAAGACATCTAGTAGATGTTAAACGTCCTGAAATTATTCGTTTAATTCAAGAAGCTCGCGAACAAGGTGACTTATCAGAAAATGCTGACTATGATGCTGCTAAGGCTAGTCAAAGCGAGATTGAAACAAGAATTAAAGAAATTCAAGATATCTTAAATTATCACGAAATAATTAAGGAATCAGATACTAAAGAAAAGAAAGTAATTGTAGGGGCTAAAGTTACGATTTATGATAGTTCTGATGAATGTGAATATACTTATGAAATTGTAGGACCTATTGAAAGTGATCCTGCTAACAATAAAATTTCACATGAATCTCCTGTAGCTAAAGCGATCATGGATAAAAAAGAAGGTGAATCTGCTGAAGTTAGAGGTATTGAACATCCTTATAAAATTACTATTAAAAAGATAGTTCTTTAA
- a CDS encoding MG319/MPN454 family protein has translation MSYKKSSGTKKALAVLGFFFLFMVLLLVSLWAFFAFFWFKDKYNPVTIYNNFFSEDALNWFNVDKGYEWGAESYKQYATMLPDSDSILGKIGNFIPFLYTNKDIFGIANQTFKVSLLGYVIPFTMAFGSSLIITSIVYVILKIIIKLIVKSNDNKNKALKKKSYKTNEEAKTTFQASSQSTVPFNNSNTSNIEKAATEFYDSVKPEIKYDASKDWKALSTGANMAEREKQFYEHMKKTSAN, from the coding sequence ATGAGCTATAAAAAATCATCAGGAACGAAAAAAGCGTTAGCAGTTTTAGGTTTTTTCTTCCTATTCATGGTTCTGCTATTAGTTTCTTTATGAGCGTTTTTTGCTTTTTTTTGATTTAAAGACAAATACAATCCCGTAACTATTTACAATAATTTTTTTTCAGAAGATGCTTTAAATTGATTTAATGTTGATAAAGGCTACGAATGAGGAGCAGAATCGTATAAACAATATGCGACTATGCTCCCTGATTCAGATAGTATCTTAGGAAAAATTGGTAATTTTATTCCTTTCTTATATACTAACAAAGATATATTTGGGATTGCAAACCAAACTTTTAAGGTTTCTTTATTAGGTTATGTAATTCCATTTACAATGGCTTTTGGTTCTTCTTTAATTATTACATCGATTGTTTATGTAATTCTTAAAATTATTATTAAGCTTATTGTTAAATCAAACGACAACAAAAACAAAGCTTTAAAAAAAAAGAGTTATAAAACAAACGAAGAAGCTAAAACAACTTTTCAAGCAAGTTCACAATCAACAGTACCTTTTAATAACTCTAACACTAGTAATATTGAAAAAGCAGCAACTGAATTTTATGATTCGGTAAAACCAGAAATAAAATATGACGCCTCTAAAGATTGAAAAGCTTTATCTACGGGCGCTAATATGGCTGAACGTGAAAAGCAATTCTATGAGCATATGAAAAAAACTTCGGCTAATTAA